The DNA region ggtttctcttctgctctctttgttGTCTGACATTAGCATTCTTCATATGGTGTctctgtaaattaaatcttgtctttagcatctggcttgtttctccaatatagcaccttcttcacactttttacatcataaaccacatttgaagatgatcATATGGATTcccttatgttgaatatttttcctttgtgaatgactgtgggatcctgtgaaatgtgttcacatagtttgcagctggatatattgcaaggatgtgtgccacttgCTTCTTTCTAtcgggagcttgcttttcactagtttgtgtttcgagttgggtggctgtcggaaggccagcactggtggagataggaatatctctttcaggagttcatcctcctggagtagtggctgtaaatcttatgattcttctcagtttttctagctctgggttttacgtcactacaagggggattctctctgtggctttcttttccttgtattgCAATAGGTTTTCCTTGGGTATTTTAAGGGaggaggcaacattcttggagattgtagcctttttgtttgaaggattcagtcaggattttgaagtGTTTGTCTCTGTCTCTTGGGTTGGAGCAGATACGATGGTATCTTGtagcttggctgtgtataatggattttttttgtatatgaagggtggaagctggagttgtggcgataactgcatctgtctgtaggtttcctgtatataaatgtttgtatataaccattgctgatggaaactgtggtgtccaaaaaactgactttttctggggagtagtcaattttgaatttgattgtaggatgtAACAGGGTAGaaacatgtttgaacttctgtgcaTGACAAATGAGTTTAATAGCTGTTTTTTCATGTTTAACCATGAACAGCCTAGATATGTGATGTTAATAGTCGAATCTTGTAGTGAGAAGTGAGAATCAGAAGTGTTGGCTTTTCTTGTTGGCTATGTTGTCTTTCAGTCAATGAAAGTAGAGGTCTACACCTTTGAATTTGTATTTGAACTTTAGAAAATTTACTGAATAATCAAAATTCAAAAAGAAATGTACATTTTCAAAGACAGAATTGGGTCTTTACATTTTACGAATTTTGTGCAATTGTGTGTGTACGTAACCCGGCAGACATACGTGTGtgtatttatacctgctctggAACCGGTATAAATATACATACATGGCTACCACTTTAAGTGGTGATTTTTGAAGAGGGAATCTGCATGTAGTTTGCCTCTCTAAAATTGCTGCTTTTTAGGTGTCTACCAGCCGCATTCACTTAGTGGCTGATTCTCAGATCACTTCCATAATCAACTGATACAGAGGATAAATGTCATACAGTATTAATCGAGGATAACTGGTGGCagcctggaagggagggagacagataTATACCTTGCAGCAGATATACCATTGTTGGACATTATACAAAAAGAGAGTAGTGGGTAGACCAGATGTATATCCAAACAGGTTTAttctcacattaaaaaaaacccaaaagactcgacacagtcctGTGTTTTGACGCTTACCAtgcttgcctcaggagtcaatatcAATCGTCTCAGCCACTGATGATAATAACACATAAATGGGCTTGAGAATCCAATAATACAACATTCAATGAAGACACAAAAAAGTATTGTCACAGCAacagattaaaaaataaatgcGTGTCAGCCATTGTTGGACATGACAGATCTAGTTTACATAAGTCATCCCTCCTGCTAATTTGGCTGTGTTCTCAAGTTAGTCCCCATGACACACTGAGCCAGGTTGGTTTTAAGGTTTCCATGCGCTGCTTTCTTTGCATGCGTagctatctcgtgcatattctttgcagatatcctgaaaactgagaTGTTTAGTTATGTCTCGAGAACTGGTTTCAGAACTGCTCTAAGTAACCCTGAGCAGGTCCCTTCCTCCTAGTGTATCAAATTGCCCCCATTGTAAATAAGCCAATGATAAGCTTGTGTTTGCAAAAGTTGTAAAACACTCTTTGGGTCCTGTTTTTCTCTCTGCTCTTGTATTTACTTCAGAGATGACCCCATGTCCTCTTCCCATCAAACTCCCTCACTGCTACATTGGCAGGTGGAGTAAGAAGCCTGAGGTGGTGTGCTGTGGCAGTGTTTCCcatgtccagtcctggagtacccctttccagtcaggttttcagggtatccacaatgaatattcatgagagagatttgcattcacttcCTGGCAAGGGGCCagcacttgggaaacactgtgctaTAGGACAGTTATAAACAGCTCCTCACCCTTTAATCCACCCCCTTTCTCTGTAGTCCAGGTGTCCCTCCCTGTTGCCTCATGTAGATGGAGAGGCAGGTGGAGGCACAGTCTTACAGATCCCAACCATCATTATCCTTAATTCAGTCTGCTTATTTTTAAGACCATATAATTTATATGGCATCCAGATGTTGAGTCACCCAGAGACCGTCCATCACAAGGCCTGTGAGGTCTGCCTCTGTAGTACTACCAACTCCGAGAGAACTGAATAGTAGCTGCCTGTTCTGGGGTTGGGCCCAGATCTCCAGTATGCCTACACATTTGGCTGCACCCAGGCCTTGGCAGGCCCTGCAGATTGCTCTAAAATGATCCAGCATTGCTATTGATTTATTTTGTGAGCAGCTATGAGCTATAGTTAGATTAGTAGGTTACACATTTTACttaaatacaatttatttatgtTTCATATGCAGTACAAATTGCAAGTTGAGCAGGTGACCAATACTGAGTAATTGTTTGCCTCTCTGCTTATTTTCCCAGCACTGGCCCGGCACAGGTACATGAAGCAGTTACAGGGGTCACTGCCATGGATGACAGAGAAGCCTGTATACTTTGGGGGAGACAGAAACTCTCATCATTCCTCATACCAGCTCAACCCTCTGCTGCAAAGAGGTGAGGGGCTCTCTGAAGACGAGCTACAAGGTTGGGGAGAGTGGTGAGCAATTATGGAGTTAAATGTGAGTCTCTGGCCACCCTGTTAGGGAGACTaggtggaccgttcaggtctttatctgatgtcATTTAATATGTTACTAAGATGGGAAATACAGAGTGCTGTCATAAGATAAGAACTTGTAACTTGCCTTGCTGGTTCGGACCACTGGtctattgagcccagcatcttctTTCCAAGAGCAGTAATTCAGGCCACTTAAAATACCCAGCACAGCCTAATGGGGAAATACCTGTCCTGTTTCTCATGTTTAGTAGTAAGAAGTGACTTTCCCCCAGGTTTCCCTGGCAGACAATGGTAGGGAGGTGCATATGCTAAGGTGTTAGCAGTAgtattggggagggagggggaggttggaTTATAGCAGCCTTTGAATGTATGAGTTGATCTGTCTCTGAGACTGTGGGCAGCTTTGTGTTTCTTCAGTAGAGGGCTTATCCTTTTGTGGAGGATGTGTGCTTTTATATTTTACACAGTGGGTTCTCCTTGTTACTTTGGCCTTCTATTGCAATCAGAACCCAGTTCCAAAGAGTTACATGGCCTTCATTCTCAGCTACCCTAACTTTTTCCCCATGATTAGGCTGTGTGCACTCCTTCCTTTGTAATTCTGCTGTTGCATTGATTAACCTCTTGAGAGCCATAGTGTGGGTACATCCTGAACCACATCTGTAGATGTTGCTGCTGTTGTGTGATGGATGAATTCTTGTCCTAGGGGCTCTAGACACTGCCTCTGCAGCGGGCCTATTGTTGGGCTGTGGTAATCTAAGCGAGGCAGGCATGGGTCAGGGCCAGGCAGACATGAGAGAGTCAGGGCTGGCAGTAGGGGCGGGCACCCTCAGAGTAGGTGGCTGATCAACTGGCCCAGGTCTTTCTTCAATGATGTGCCTGCATTGCAGCAGCCACACAGGAGCACTAGAGAACCCTTGTTGCTACAGCTGCAGCACGTAACATTGGCACCTCCCAGGCCTAGTGTTTTGGGCGATCACCCTCATCACTTGCCCTTTCTGACAGACCTACTTTCAGCATCTCTAGCCACTACTTGAATTTAGGTCTTGGAAACAAATCCAGATTCCCCGCATGACAGCACATAATAATACCCCTAGGATATTAGTGCAGCCCCCTTTCTTGGTAGATTTTAAGCCCTCTAATGTCTTTTTCTTGTGTGTATGTAGATTTTTCCTTGCAGAACAGCTTTCCGATGTTGCAGCAGCCCAGCTATGCTCCTGCCAACAACAAAGTTCTGGAATATCTGGAGTCGGAAATCAAAAATCTCAACACAGCACAGCCGTTTCAAGCAGGCAATCACTACAGTGGTGTCAGCCACCACCCAAGCATGCTGTCTTCCCTTGGTGAGATTGGAGTGCGGGAAGTGGAGCGCAGGGTCATTCAACTGCCTCCCATCGTTGAACATGTCACAGCATCCCAGAGGACCAGCAACTCCTCGCACCAGCGTATCAACAGAGCGggatcctgggatgcactggaagATGGAAGGGACAGAAGGCGGAATCATGCCTTGGAGGATCTTCGCTTCAGTGGGGACAGCAGCAACTATAATCGAGGATCTCGTGAAAGACAGCAAGAGAACCGTGCTTATGGTCAGCGGGAAGATGCTTACCACAGTGGCTCTAATGCTTCTAGGCGAGACATATCGCCAATTCGCAGGCAGGACCGTGGCAGCTATAGTGATGACTCTTATTATGAGGTTTCAAGAGGGCGTTCAAATTGCCGTTCAAACAGGAGGTGGTCTCCAGACAGACGGGGCAATCGTTCAGGAAGAAGGGGCAGCCCTGAACGTGCCTCAGGATACAGAGGTCAACGGCGAAGTTATTCTCCTCCATCACGACACGGGTCATGGAGCTCGGAGGACGAACGTGATCGTCCTCGGGGACGCAGTGGTCGTCACAATGGTTACCACCCTGATTGTCTGGAAGAGAAACCTCCAAGCTACTGTTCACTGGACATCACAACAGGAAAAAGTCACAACCAAAGAACAGACAAGCAGTCGGTGAGTTCCCAGCTTCtagcagtttcttttttttttttttttcatgatccTTTCAACTCTATTACAAGGTTCCTGCTTTCTCAAGGTGGTATTATTACCAGATTATCCAATCCTATAAATCTGCTGTTCCATGCCAGATTGTTTCCATTGTCAAAATGTTAGGGACTCTGTCACAGGCAGCCAAGTTTGATTTCTGCACCCATTTCCTGCTTCCCAGGCCTGCAGGAGCTAAGAGTCTAGTGAAGACAGTAATCAGATTCCCTGCCCCTTCCCAGTCCCCCAGCGTAGGGGAATAAGAGTCTAGTGAAGACAGTAATCAGATTCCCTGCCCCTTCCCAGTCCCCCAGCGTAGGGGAATAAGAGTCTAGTGAAGACAGTAATCAGATTCCCTGCCCCTTCCCAGTCCCCCAGCGTAGGGGAATAAGTGAATTCCACATGTCGCTTGAGAATTGCATCTATTGCTCTATGTGACTCTGGTCCATGCCTCTCAGCCAGAAATCTGTTGCTACAAAACAGGGGCTCAAAAGAATAAAAAGCAGTGGTGGGATcaggaagaaagacaagaaggaCTCTGATAATTATGCATGAACCCATCCTATTATCACCCCACATTCCTGGATCCGGGGCCCGACCTAGCTGGAGACTCCCAAGGGCAGTCTCAGTTGGTCCTTTACTCATTTGGTGctcagtgcctccacctgggaaagAAAGTGCTAGCAGGTGAGATTaccttcttctccccctccccccaggaaaaATCCAAAAGATTGCTGTGAACAAGGCTGACTAATAAATTAAACAGGTTTTATTGAACTATTCACATAGGCCTCTATATACGCTTGTCATATGCACCTAAGAAATGAGGATTTCTTACCACAATCAGTTATCATAAACAAACATCAACAGTCTTAACCTTTTAAACCAGTATATCAAATAGCTTCTAACTTGTACACTTGAACCAACAGCATTAGTCTTTAACCCAGATCTTCAGAACCAGTAACTTATAGTCTTTTACACCCCTTTAAACCCTTTCAGACTGGATTGCCAAGGTAATAGCTGTAAGCCCTTCCCTGTTTCTAGTCAAGTCTGTGTGTGGGCATGGCTGTATTGcctaggtcagtgatggcgaaccttttagagaccgagtgcccaaataGCAAC from Microcaecilia unicolor chromosome 5, aMicUni1.1, whole genome shotgun sequence includes:
- the ILDR1 gene encoding immunoglobulin-like domain-containing receptor 1 isoform X2 → MVTVQDTQRYTLLFSSIVLKCDYSTSALVADVTVTWRFKSFCKDPIFDYYSATYQAALNLGQDPSNDCNDNQREVRIVIQRRGQNEPMLGMDYRQRKITIRDRADLLISEVMWWDHGVYYCTVEAPGDTSGDPDKEVKLVVLHWLTVLFIIMGGLLLFVFITVCWCQCCPHCCCCYVRCPCCPTKCCCPEEALARHRYMKQLQGSLPWMTEKPVYFGGDRNSHHSSYQLNPLLQRDFSLQNSFPMLQQPSYAPANNKVLEYLESEIKNLNTAQPFQAGNHYSGVSHHPSMLSSLGEIGVREVERRVIQLPPIVEHVTASQRTSNSSHQRINRAGSWDALEDGRDRRRNHALEDLRFSGDSSNYNRGSRERQQENRAYGQREDAYHSGSNASRRDISPIRRQDRGSYSDDSYYEVSRGRSNCRSNRRWSPDRRGNRSGRRGSPERASGYRGQRRSYSPPSRHGSWSSEDERDRPRGRSGRHNGYHPDCLEEKPPSYCSLDITTGKSHNQRTDKQSDRASSRSGRSVVI
- the ILDR1 gene encoding immunoglobulin-like domain-containing receptor 1 isoform X1, giving the protein MAALWLLLCAWMPAGCLSLMVTVQDTQRYTLLFSSIVLKCDYSTSALVADVTVTWRFKSFCKDPIFDYYSATYQAALNLGQDPSNDCNDNQREVRIVIQRRGQNEPMLGMDYRQRKITIRDRADLLISEVMWWDHGVYYCTVEAPGDTSGDPDKEVKLVVLHWLTVLFIIMGGLLLFVFITVCWCQCCPHCCCCYVRCPCCPTKCCCPEEALARHRYMKQLQGSLPWMTEKPVYFGGDRNSHHSSYQLNPLLQRDFSLQNSFPMLQQPSYAPANNKVLEYLESEIKNLNTAQPFQAGNHYSGVSHHPSMLSSLGEIGVREVERRVIQLPPIVEHVTASQRTSNSSHQRINRAGSWDALEDGRDRRRNHALEDLRFSGDSSNYNRGSRERQQENRAYGQREDAYHSGSNASRRDISPIRRQDRGSYSDDSYYEVSRGRSNCRSNRRWSPDRRGNRSGRRGSPERASGYRGQRRSYSPPSRHGSWSSEDERDRPRGRSGRHNGYHPDCLEEKPPSYCSLDITTGKSHNQRTDKQSDRASSRSGRSVVI